In Cryptomeria japonica chromosome 10, Sugi_1.0, whole genome shotgun sequence, a genomic segment contains:
- the LOC131040908 gene encoding uncharacterized protein LOC131040908: protein MGNHLENFVYNLKSKLKGMQKKKPYRKIDKSDSMRMEAKSKRAQKLIAQTLKLADEPGKKALVF from the coding sequence ATGGGTAACCATTTGGAAAATTTTGTGTATAATCTGAAATCCAAGTTAAAGGGTATGCAAAAGAAAAAGCCTTACAGGAAGATAGATAAGAGTGATAGCATGAGAATGGAAGCAAAAAGCAAACGTGCACAGAAGCTAATTGCTCAGACTCTTAAGCTTGCTGATGAGCCTGGTAAAAAAGCACTTGTATTTTAA